The genome window TCCAGAACGATGACCTCGACCTGATCGCCGAAAAGGTCAACCCCGACAACCCCAACCAGGTCTGGTACCACGGCCAATGGGTCAACATGACCAGCAGCGAGCAACAGATCGCGGTGAAGGGCCAGGCACCGGTGACCTTTACCCTGCGCCAGTCGCCCCACGGTCCGATCATCAATGACGTGCTCGGCGAGAATGCCGGCAGCACGCCGATTGCCATGTGGTGGGCGTTCCTCGACACCGAAAACCCTATCCTCGAAGGTTTCTACCAGCTCAACCGCGCCGATACCCTGGCCAAGGTGCGCGCCGCAGCGGCCAAGGTTTCGGCACCGGGCCTGAATATTGTGTGGGCAAATGCCAAGGGTGATATCGGCTGGTGGGCGGCGGCGCAACTGCCGATCCGCCCGGCCGGGGCCAACCCGGCGTTCATTCTCGATGGCAGCACCGCCCAGGCTGACAAGCTGGGTTTCTACCCTTTCAGCGCCAACCCTCAGGAAGAAAACCCGGCGCGGGGTTATGTGGTGTCGGCCAATGCCCAGCCGGCGTCACCCACCGGCATGGAAATCCCCGGTTACTACAACCTGGCCGACCGTGGCCAACAATTGAACACGCAGTTGAGCGACAAAAGCGTGAAGTGGGACGTGAACAACAGCCAAGCCTTGCAACTGGGCACGACTACCGCCTACGGCCCACGCTTGCTGGCACCGCTGTTGCCGGTGCTGCGTGAGGTGGTCAAGGACCCGGCGCAGTTGAAACTGATAGAACAGTTGGCCGCCTGGAAAGGCGATTACCCGCTGGACTCCACCAGCGCGACACTCTTCAACCAGTTCCTGTTTAACCTCACCGATGCGGCCTTCCACCCGAAGCTCGGCGACGCCATGTTTAAAACCCTGCTCGGTACTCGGGTGATCGACGCCGCGCTGCCACGCCTGGCCGCTTCACCAGACTCACCCTGGTGGAACGGCAAGCGCGCCGACACCGTCAAGCTCGCCTGGGACAACAGCCTGGCTCACCTCAAGGCCACCTTTGGCGATGACCCGTCGCAATGGCAGTGGGGCAAGGCCCATACCCTGACTCACGGCCATCCGCTGGGCATGCAGAAGCCATTGGACAAGATTTTCAACGTCGGCCCATTCCCGGCGCCCGGTACCCACGAAGTGCCGAATAACCAATCGGCCATGATCGGCCCTGCGCCATGGCCCGTGACCTATGGCCCGTCGACCCGGCGCCTGATCGACTTCGCCGACCCGGCCCATGCGTTGACCATCAACCCTGTGGGGCAAAGCGGGGTGCCGTTTGACTCGCACTATGGCGACCAGGCGGAAACCTATATCGAGGGTGGGTACGAGCAGGCGCATTTCAGTGATGAAGAAGTGACGGCGAATACCCGTGGCACGCTGAAGCTGTTGCCTGCGAGAAAATAGTGCTGGAAGAATGCGCTCCCACATTTGCTTTGTGTTGTAGCGACTAACGAGCCCGCATCCGCCCCGGCGCCTCGCCGTAGGTTTCCTTGAATTTCTTGCTGAACGCCGCCTGGGACTGGTAACCCACCTGCGCAGCGATATCCAGCAGGCTCAGGCGCGATTGGCGCAGCAGGTTGAAGGCCAGTTCCATGCGCAGCTGGGTCAGCAGCACCCACGGCGACACGCCCGCCACTTTTACAAACGCGCGCATGAAGGTGGCCCGCGACATGGTGGCTGCCGCCGCCAGGCTGTCGATCGTCCACTCTTGACCAGGCTCGGCCAGCATCGCCTGCCAGGCTTTGCTCAGGCGCTTGTCGGCGAGCAAAGCGAAGGTGCCTGCCACGGGTGTCTGGCGAGCCAGCCAGGCACGCAGGATCAAAGTGAACAAGGCCTGCGACAGCGCGTCGATAAACGAGCGGGCGCCCAATTGCTGGCCGTCCGCCTCGCTGCGCAGTAAAGCAATCAACGCGGCCAACTGCCCATCGCCCTGCCACTGGCGGCTGGACACCACCAAAAATTCCGGCAATGCACCAAGCAACAACGATTGGCGGTTGTAGTGAAAGTTGCCGCAGAGCATGTCCACTTCCGGCCGTTCGCCACCCAGGCGATACACCGGCAGTACACCGCCTTCGATCACGGTGGGCTGCACCGGCCGAATCCGCTCACCCTGGCTGCGCAGCAAATGGGTTGCGCCACCGGGCATCAACAGGATGTCGCCCTCCTCCAGCGTCACGTGCTGGCCGCCCGACAATTCGGCGCGGCAAGTTCCGCTAATGACGATGTGGTACGGCGCCACGCCGAGATTCTCCGGGGTGTGTTCCAGCGCCCAGTCACCCTGGAACTGGCAACGTAAATCCAGACTGCCGCGCAGGTTGGCCAGCGCAATAAGGGTATCGATCGAATTCATTTGCGAACATCGGTCAAAAAGATGAGTGGATCGAACAATCATACCAACCCCGAACGGCACAGACTGGCTTCACACCCAACCCGTTCAGGAGTTACCGCAATGTTCAATAACTGGTCCGACTTGCTTGCTAACGTGAATAAAACCTTTGGTGCGCTGGGCAAGAGCAACCCGAAGATGGTCAAAGCCTATATGGCGCTGGACGAGGCTGCCGAGGAAAACCATGTACTCGACGCCAAGACCCGCGAGCTGATATCCATCGCCGTGGCGATCACCACGCGCTGCGACGGCTGTATCGCCGCACACGCGGATGCGGCGATCAATGCCGGCGCGACCCGAGAAGAAGTTGCCGCCACCTTGGCCACCGCCATCTCGCTGAATGCAGGCGCCGCGTATATCTACTCACTGCGCGCGCTGGAAGCCTACGACACGCTCACACCGGTGCAGCAAAGTTAAGCCGGAACTGTTGCGGCGTCACGCCCAGCCGGCGGTTGAACACACAGCGCATGTGCTGGGCGTCACGGAAACCGCATTGATAGGCCACAGTCTTGAGCGGTGCGGCGCTGCTTTCGAGCATCACCCGCGCCGCGTCCACTCGCGCTCGCTCGACGAACTCGGCAGGCGTTATGCGCGCCTCACGAGCAAACACTCGAGAGAAATTACGCGCACTCATGTTGGCCGCCCTGGCCAGATCGGCAATGGTCAAATCCCCGGTCAAGTTCGCCAGCACGTACAGCTGCACCAATGCCACCGCCGAGGTGCTTTCGGCGTGAGGCGTGAGGAACGGGCTGAACTGCGACTGCCCGCCCGAGCGCTGAGTGAACACCACCAGGCGCTTGGCCACGCTCAGCGCGACTTCCGGGCCGTGATCCTGGGCCAGCAGGTACAGCGACAGGTCGATGCCTGCCGTGACGCCCGCCGAGGTGTAGAGATTACCGTCCTGCACGTAGAGACGGTCGGCATCGACCTGGGCCGAGGGGCACAGGCGCGCCAGGTCGGCAGCGTCGTTCCAATGGGTGGTGACGGTTTTGCCATCCAGCAACCCGGCGCGCGCCAGCATAAAGGCGCCATTGCAGATCGAGCCGAAACGCTGTGCGCGGGCGGCGGCGCCGCGTAGCCAATCATCAAACTGGGCGCCGAAATCTTCGAAAGGCAGCTGAGGGCCGCCAGCGACCAGCAACAGATCATAGGCTTGCAAGGCGTCGCAGTAATGTTTGTGGGCCTGCAATGACAAACCGTTGGAGGCGACCAGTGTGCCGTGGCTCAGGCCGATCACTTCAAGCTGATAATGCTCTTCGGGCGGCAGAAAACGGTTGGCCTCGCAGAACACATCCATGGGGCCGGTCACGTCCAGTGACTGGACGCCGGGGAAGATCAGGATGGCGACGGTTTTGCCCATAAATAGAGACACCCTTTTCTAACTGAATAAAGGCAAAACCCTGCGGGAGCGGGCTTGCTCGCGAATGCGGTTGTTCAGTCGGTACATGCATTAACTGACATACCGCTTTCGCGAGCAAGCCCGCTCCCACATTTGATCTGCGCAGATTTCAAGAGACTAATCCGGCTGGCACGATGTGGCGCCACATTGGCAGGGATCGCGCCCTCGCCGCGATAGCCCCTTCGCGGGTACGCGACCAGACTTCACTCATCGGCGCCACCCCCGGCGCTTTGTTGAGGAGCACGACCATGAGCAACTCCATCGCCGGCATCCAGATCCCGGACAGCGCCTTGGCCAAAGCCACCACCGAATACATCCGCGACGTCGAGTCCGACTTGCTTTACCACCACTCGCGCCGGGTGTTTCTGTTCGGTGCGTTGAGCGGTGAGCGCAAGCAGTTGGCCTACAACCCGGAGCTGCTTTACGTCGGCGCGATGTTCCACGACCTGGGCCTGGTCGAAGGCCATCGCAGTAACAACGAGCGTTTCGAAGTGGACGGCGCCAACGCGGCGGCCGCATTCCTCAAACCTTACGGGCTGAGCGATGACGATATCGAACAAGTCTGGCTGTCGATCGCCCTGCACACCACGCCGGGTGTGCCGCAGCACTTGCGCCCGACCGTGGCGCTGGTGACCGCCGGTGTCGAGATGGATGTGCTGGGCATGGACTACGCCGCCTTTTCCAGCGTGCAGCGCGAGGCCGTGGTGCATGCGCATCCACGCGGCGAAGGGTTCAAGGAATGCATCATCTGCGCGTTTGCTGACGGCTTGCGCCATCGCCCGCAGACCACGTTTGGCAACGTGAAGACCGATGTGTTGGTGGATCAGGAGCCGGGGTTCAAGCCGATGAACTTTGTCGAGGTGATTCGCAAGTCGCCTTGGGCTGCATAGCTGACGTGAAAACCCAATCAAATGTGGGAGGGGGCTTGTTCCCGATTGCAGTCGGTCAGTCAATAGCTGCAGTGACTGGCGTTGCGCAATCGGGAGCAAGCCCCCTCCCACATGTTGAACCCGTTCCGGGGTTAGACCGGCGCAGGCGCCCGGCGCTTGTCCGGCTGCTGCCAGCCATCCGCCGCGGCTTCTTCAATCGCTTGTTGGATGGCTTTCTTGCGCATCTCTTCGGCCCGACGGCTGAAGAACCACACCAGGAAGGTCACCAACGACACCGCCAACAGAATCAAACTGGCCACGGCGTTGATCTCGGGTTTAACCCCAAGACGTACCGCCGAGAACACTTCCATCGGCAACGTGGTCGAGCCCGGGCCCGACACGAAGCTGGCGAGTACCAGGTCATCCAGGGACAGCGCGAACGACATCATGCCGCCTGCCGCCAACGATGGCGCGATCATCGGGATGGTGATCAGGAAGAACACCTTCCATGGCCGCGCGCCCAGATCCATTGCCGCTTCTTCAATCGACAGGTCCAGCTCACGCAAGCGCGCCGACACCACCACCGCCACATACGCCGCACAGAACGTGGTGTGGGCGATCCAGATGGTGACAATGCCACGCTCCTGGGGCCAACCGATCATCTGCGCCATGGCCACGAACAGCAGCAACAGCGACAGACCGGTGATCACTTCGGGCATCACCAACGGTGCCGTCACCAGGCCGCCGAACAGCGTGCGGCCCTTGAACTGGCTGATACGGGTCAGCACAAACGCCGCCAGCGTACCCAGTGCCACCGCCGCAACGGCGGTGTAGCAGGCAATTTCCAGGGAGCGCGCCACCGAGCCCATCAACTGGGTGTTGTCCAGCAGGCCCACGTACCACTTGATCGACCAACCGCCCCACACCGTCACCAGTTTGGATTCGTTGAACGAGTAGATCACCAGGATCAGCATCGGCAGGTAAATGAACAACAACCCCGCCACCAGCATGAAGCTTGAGAAACTGACGCGCTTCATATCTTGCCCTCCATCTCTTTGGCTTGGCTGCGGTTGAACAGGATGATCGGCACGATCAGGATCGCCAGCATCACCACCGCCAGGGCAGACGCCACCGGCCAGTCACGGTTGTTGAAGAATTCTTGCCACAACACTTTACCGATCATCAGGGTTTCCGGACCGCCGAGCAGTTCCGGGATCACGAACTCGCCCACCACCGGAATGAACACCAGCATGCAGCCGGCGATGATGCCGTTCTTGGACAGCGGCACAGTGATTTTCCAGAAACTGTTGAAGGTGCTCGAACCCAGGTCGGACGCAGCTTCCAGCAGGCTCTGGTCGTGTTTGACCAGGTTGGCGTACAGCGGCAGGATCATGAACGGCAGGTACGAATAGACCACGCCGATGTACACCGCGATGTTGGTGTTGAGGATCTGCAGCGGCTCGTTGATCAAGCCGATGGACATCAGGAAGCTATTGAGCAAGCCGTTATTGCTGAGGATACCCATCCACGCATACACGCGGATCAGGATCGCGGTCCAGGTCGGCATCATGATCAGCAGCACCAGTACGGTCTGCATTTCTTTGCGCGCGCTGGCAATCGCGTAGGCCATCGGATAGCCGATCAACAGGCACAGAAGCGTGCTGAAAAACGCCATCTTCAGCGAGCCCAAGTACGCGGCGATGTATAACTCGTCGTCGCCGAGCATCGCGTAGTTGCCGAGGTTGAGCACCAACTGCAGCTTTTGCTCAACGAAGGTGTAGATCTCGGTGTAAGGCGGGATCGCCACGTCGGCTTCGGCAAAGCTGATCTTCAAGACGATGAAGAACGGCAGCGCGAAAAACAGGAACAGCCAGAGGAAAGGAATCCCGATGACCACATGCCGGCCACCGGGCGTTATTCGTTGCAGCTGGCGTTTGAACTTCTTCATATTCATGAGCGAAGTACCACGCCGCTGTCGTCTTCCCACCACACGTAGACTTGGTCACCCCAGGTTGGGCGCTGGCCACGGCGTTCGGCGTTGGCGACGAAGGACTGCACCAGCTTGCCGCTCGGCAGTTCCACGTAGAACACCGAGTGGCCGCCCAGGTAGGCGATGTCATGCACTTTGCCGCTGGACCAGTTGTGCTCGCAGGTCGGCATTTCGGTGGTGACCAACAGCTTTTCCGGGCGGATGGCGTAGGTCACCGACTTGTCTTCCACTGCCGTGGCAATGCCGTAGCCCACGTAGATGTCGCGGTCCAGGTCCGGGCACTTGAGTACCGCGTGGCCTTCGGCGTCGTCCACCACCTGGGTGTCGAAAATGTTCACGTTGCCGATGAACTCACACACCAGACGGCTGGTAGGCGTTTCGTAGATGTCGATCGGGCTGCCGATCTGGGCGATCCAGCCCAGGTGCATGATCGCGATGCGTTCGGCCATGGTCATGGCCTCTTCCTGGTCGTGGGTCACCATCACGCAGGTCACGCCCACGCGCTCGATGATCTCCACCAGTTCCAGTTGCATCTGCGAACGCAGCTTCTTGTCGAGGGCGCCCATCGGCTCGTCGAGCAGCAGCAGTTTCGGGCGTTTGGCCAGGGAGCGCGCAAGTGCCACACGCTGACGTTGACCGCCAGAAAGTTGGTGCGGCTTGCGCTTGGCGTACTGGCTCATCTGCACCAGCTTGAGCATCTCGGCCACGCGCGCATCGACTTCAGCCTTGGGGATCTTGTCCTGTTGCAGGCCGAACGCGATGTTCTGCGCCACGGTCATGTGCGGGAACAAGGCGTAGGACTGGAACATCATGTTGATCGGCCGCTCGTAGGGCGGCATATCGGTGATGTCCACACCATCGAGGTAGATGCGACCTTCCGTTGGGCGCTCGAAGCCTGCGAGCATGCGCAGCAAGGTGGATTTGCCCGATCCCGATCCGCCGAGCAAGGCGAAGATCTCGCCTTTCTTGATTTCCAGGGACACATCGTCCACGGCAATCGTCTCGTCGAACTTCTTCGTGACCCGGTCGATTTTGACCAGCACCTTTTTCGGTGTCTGGTCGCCCTCGAGGGCTTTCTTATAGGCGCCGGAGGCAACTGCCATTTACGAAACTCCCAACAAAAAAGAGTGCAGTTCGCCCGAGGCAGGCGAACCCAGAATAGTTTGAGCCTTAAGCCTTACTTGCCCGTCTTGACCTTGGTCCAGCTACGGGTCATTAAACGTTGCACTTTCGGGGGTAGCTCGAAGTTGACGAACGTCCGGTCGAGAACCGCCTGCGGTGGGTAAACCGCTGCGTCAGTGCGTATCGATTGCTTCATCAGTTTGTCCGCCCCTGGGTTAGGGTTGGCGTAACCGACGTAATCACTGACCTGAGCGATCACCTCAGGTTGCAGTAAATAGTTGATGAAGGCGTGAGCCTCTTTGACGTTCTTCGCATCCTTGGGGATCGCCAGCACGTCAAACCAGAGGTTGCCGCCTTCTTTCGGAATCGCGTAGGCGATGTTCACGCCTTTGCCGGCCTCGCTTGCGCGAGCCTTGGCCTGGAACACATCACCGGAGAAACCGGCCGCCACGCAGATGTTGCCGTTGGCCAGGTCCGAGATGTATTTGGAAGAATGGAAATAGGTCACGTAGGGCCGCACTTTGAGCAGCTTCTCTTCGGCCTTCTTGTAGTCTTCGGGGTTGGTACTGTTCGGGTTCAGGCCCATGTAGTTGAGCACCGCCGGCAGCATTTCATCCGCCGAGTCCATGAACGAGACCCCGCACGTGGCGAGCTTCTTCATGTTTTCCGGCTCGAACAGCACGGCCCAGGAGTCGATATGGTCGACGCCCAGCACTTCTTTGACTTTGTCGACGTTGTAACCAATGCCGTTGGTGCCCCACAGATACGGCACGGCGTATTGGTTACCCGGGTCGTTCTTTTCCAGACGCTTGAGCAGCGCCGGGTCCAGATTGGAATAGTTAGTCAGCAACGACTTGTCGAGCTTCTGAAACGCCCCGGCTTTGATTTGCTTGCCAAGGAAGTGGTTGGACGGCACGACCACGTCGTAACCGGTACGCCCGGCGAGCAACTTGCCTTCCAGGGTTTCATTGGAGTCAAACACGTCATACACCGGCTTGATGCCGCTGGCCTTTTCGAAGTTGGCCAGGGTGTCGGCGCCGATGTAGTCCGACCAGTTATAAACATGCACAGTCGGCGCGGCCTGCACGCTGACAGCCAGCGTGATACCTGCACCCACCAGCAAGGCTTTGCGAAATAAAGAAATTGGCAAGTGGAGGTCCTCTTAAATAGTTGGGCCCAAAGTTGTTGCCCGGCAACAAAACCGGCGCGCAACTTACCCTCGATAAACCGATCCGGCAAAGCTTTCTATCATTTAATGTGTGGGAGCGGCGGTTCGCCGCCCCCACGGTTCAAAGGCTTATTTGCCCGATTTGATTTTGGTCCAGCTGCGCGTCATTTCACGCTGAGTAGCCGCCGGCAAGTCAGCAATGGCGTAGAGCTTGGCCTGCACATCCGCAGGCGGGTAAATGCCCGGGTCGCTGGTGATGTCTTTGTCGACCAGTGCGGTGGCTTTCTCGTTACCGTTCGGGAAACGGACGCTATTGGTGATAGCGGCCATAACTTCCGGCTTGAGCAGGTAGTTCATGAACTTGTAGGCAGCATCGACGTTTTCGGCATCTTTAGGGATGGCGACCATGTCATAGAAGCTGCCGGCGCCTTCTTTCGGAATGTCGTAGGCAACCTTGACCTTGCCACCGGCTTCAGCCGCGCGGGACTTGGCCTGCTGGATGTCACCCGAGTACCCCACGGCCACGCAGATGTTGCCGTTGGCCAGGTCGGAGATGTACTTGGACGAGTGGAAGTAGCCGATCGATGGGCGCAGCTTGAGGAACAGGTCCTCGGCTTGCTTGAGGTCAGCTTTCTTCTGGGTGTCGGTCGGCAGGCCGAGGTAATGCAGCGCCACCGGCAGCATTTCGGTTGGCGAGTCGAGGAAGCTCACGCCGCAGCTTTTCAGCTTGGCGATGTTTTCCGGCTTCATCAGCACGTCCCACGAGTCGATCTTGTCCACGCCCAGCGCAGCCTTGACCTTCTCCGGGTTGTAACCGATGCCGATCGAACCCCACATGTACGGGAACGCGTGCTTGTTGTCCGGGTCGCTGACCGACACGGCTTTAAGCAGGGATTTGTTCAGGTTGGCGTAGTTGGACAGCTTGGACTTGTCCAGCTCTTGATAGACACCGGCCTTGATCTGCTTGGCGAGGAAGTTGTTCGACGGAACGACGATGTCGTAACCGGACTTGCCTGCCAGCAACTTGGCTTCCAGGGTCTCGTTGCTGTCAAAAACGTCGTACACCACTTTAATGCCCGACTCTTTTTCAAAGTTGGCGATGGTGTCCGGTGCAATGTAGTCGGACCAGTTGTAGACGTGCAGCACTTTATCGTCTGCCTGGGCCGCGCCCGCCATTGCGCCCATCAGGGACAACGCGAGGAGGGTCTTGCCAGCGTTCTTCAAACCTAATGCCTTCATTTGGTGATGCTCCAATTTTTCTTTTTTGGGCCACGTTCTTTAGTCGTCTTACGACCCTTCCAAAGGGCAACAAAACACGGCGACAGTCTGGCAAGTTCAGGGGCCGGCTTTCAACCAAAGCGCCCTTTATTACTGCGTTTTTGTCACTGCCCGCACGCAGCGCCCGAAGCCGCTGCGCACTGAGCCTAGCACTTAGCCTTGCAATGCCGCCAAAGTCAGGTCCAGGCACTGGCGAGCCTTGGTCACCAACTCGTCGATTTCCGCCTTGCTGATCACCAGCGGAGGCGAAATGATCATGGTGTCGCCCACGGCGCGCATGATCAGGCCATTCTCGAAGCAGAACGTGCGGCAGATCATGCCCACACCACGGCCTTCGTAACGTTTGCGCGTGGCCTTGTCCTGCACCAGCTCAATCGCCCCGAGCATGCCGACACCGCGAACCTCACCCACCAGCGGGTGATCAGCCAGTTCCCTCAGACGTTTCTGCAAATACGGTGCCGTTTCTTCGTGCACACGGTTAACGATTTTTTCATCGCGCAGAATCCGGATGTTTTCCAGGGCTACCGCTGCCGCCACCGGGTGACCGGAGTAGGTGAAGCCGTGGTTGAAATCACCGCCTTCATTGAGCACGGCAACCACGTCGTCGCGCACGATCAGGCCGCCCATCGGGATGTAACCCGAGGTCAGGCCCTTGGCGATGGTCATCATGTGTGGCTTGAGGTCATAGAAGTCGCTACCGAACCACTCACCGGTACGGCCGAAGCCGCAGATCACTTCATCGGCGACGAACAGGATGTCGTACTTGGCGAGGATTTCCTTGATGCGCGGCCAGTAGGTCTCTGGCGGTACGATCACGCCACCGGCCCCCTGGATCGGCTCGGCAATAAAGGCACCGACGTTGTCCACACCCAGTTCGAGGATCTTCTCTTCCAGCTGGTTGGCGGCCCAGATCCCGAATTCTTCCGGGCTCATGTCGCCGCCTTCGCCATACCAGTACGGCTGGGCGATGTGGGTAATACCCGGGATCGGCAAGTCACCCTGTTCATGCATGTATGTCATGCCGCCCAGGCTGGCGCCGGCCACCGTGGAGCCGTGATAGCCATTCTTGCGGCTGATGATGATCTTCTTGTTCGGCTGGCCCTTGATCGCCCAGTAGTGGCGGACCATGCGCAACATGGTGTCGTTGCCTTCCGAGCCGGAGCCGGTAAAGAACACGTGGTTCATGCCGGCCGGTGCGATCTCGGAAATCACCTTGGCCAGTTCCAGCACCGGCGGGTGAGCGGTCTGGAAGAACAGGTTGTAGTACGGCAGCTCTTTCATCTGCTTGGCGGCGGCGTCAGCCAGTTCATCGCGACCGTAACCGATCGCCACGCACCACAGGCCGGCCATGCCGTCGAGGATCTTGTTGCCTTCGCTGTCCCACAGGTAAACGCCGTGGGCTTTGGTGATAATCCGTGGGCCTTTCACTTTCAATTGCTTGAAATCGCTGAACGGCGCCAGGTGGTGATCATTGCTCAAGGCTTGCCATTCACGGGTTTGCGGGTTGTTGCTGGACATACCAATCTCCTAGACTTTTCAGGTGAGGGCG of Pseudomonas fluorescens contains these proteins:
- a CDS encoding penicillin acylase family protein, coding for MKRSLTVLAILIAALMAGAGWYVYSKQPTRQGTETLANLQGAVTVRYDDRGVPHLRAENETDLYRALGYVHAQDRLFQMEIMRRLARGELAEILGPKMLQTDKLFRSLRIRERALSYVEHMDHDSPAWKALQAYLDGINQFQDSHPSPMEFDVLGIPKRRFTAEDTISVAGYMAYSFAAAFRTEPLLTYVRDQLGGDYLKVFDLDWQPKGALNLAARDWQTLGALASLSDRALAENGLPQFEGSNAWAISGSRTKSGKPLLAGDPHIRFSVPSVWYEAQLSAPGFELYGYHNALVPVAFLGHNLDFGWSLTMFQNDDLDLIAEKVNPDNPNQVWYHGQWVNMTSSEQQIAVKGQAPVTFTLRQSPHGPIINDVLGENAGSTPIAMWWAFLDTENPILEGFYQLNRADTLAKVRAAAAKVSAPGLNIVWANAKGDIGWWAAAQLPIRPAGANPAFILDGSTAQADKLGFYPFSANPQEENPARGYVVSANAQPASPTGMEIPGYYNLADRGQQLNTQLSDKSVKWDVNNSQALQLGTTTAYGPRLLAPLLPVLREVVKDPAQLKLIEQLAAWKGDYPLDSTSATLFNQFLFNLTDAAFHPKLGDAMFKTLLGTRVIDAALPRLAASPDSPWWNGKRADTVKLAWDNSLAHLKATFGDDPSQWQWGKAHTLTHGHPLGMQKPLDKIFNVGPFPAPGTHEVPNNQSAMIGPAPWPVTYGPSTRRLIDFADPAHALTINPVGQSGVPFDSHYGDQAETYIEGGYEQAHFSDEEVTANTRGTLKLLPARK
- a CDS encoding AraC family transcriptional regulator, which translates into the protein MNSIDTLIALANLRGSLDLRCQFQGDWALEHTPENLGVAPYHIVISGTCRAELSGGQHVTLEEGDILLMPGGATHLLRSQGERIRPVQPTVIEGGVLPVYRLGGERPEVDMLCGNFHYNRQSLLLGALPEFLVVSSRQWQGDGQLAALIALLRSEADGQQLGARSFIDALSQALFTLILRAWLARQTPVAGTFALLADKRLSKAWQAMLAEPGQEWTIDSLAAAATMSRATFMRAFVKVAGVSPWVLLTQLRMELAFNLLRQSRLSLLDIAAQVGYQSQAAFSKKFKETYGEAPGRMRAR
- a CDS encoding carboxymuconolactone decarboxylase family protein, which gives rise to MFNNWSDLLANVNKTFGALGKSNPKMVKAYMALDEAAEENHVLDAKTRELISIAVAITTRCDGCIAAHADAAINAGATREEVAATLATAISLNAGAAYIYSLRALEAYDTLTPVQQS
- a CDS encoding GlxA family transcriptional regulator is translated as MGKTVAILIFPGVQSLDVTGPMDVFCEANRFLPPEEHYQLEVIGLSHGTLVASNGLSLQAHKHYCDALQAYDLLLVAGGPQLPFEDFGAQFDDWLRGAAARAQRFGSICNGAFMLARAGLLDGKTVTTHWNDAADLARLCPSAQVDADRLYVQDGNLYTSAGVTAGIDLSLYLLAQDHGPEVALSVAKRLVVFTQRSGGQSQFSPFLTPHAESTSAVALVQLYVLANLTGDLTIADLARAANMSARNFSRVFAREARITPAEFVERARVDAARVMLESSAAPLKTVAYQCGFRDAQHMRCVFNRRLGVTPQQFRLNFAAPV
- a CDS encoding HD domain-containing protein codes for the protein MSNSIAGIQIPDSALAKATTEYIRDVESDLLYHHSRRVFLFGALSGERKQLAYNPELLYVGAMFHDLGLVEGHRSNNERFEVDGANAAAAFLKPYGLSDDDIEQVWLSIALHTTPGVPQHLRPTVALVTAGVEMDVLGMDYAAFSSVQREAVVHAHPRGEGFKECIICAFADGLRHRPQTTFGNVKTDVLVDQEPGFKPMNFVEVIRKSPWAA
- a CDS encoding ABC transporter permease subunit — protein: MKRVSFSSFMLVAGLLFIYLPMLILVIYSFNESKLVTVWGGWSIKWYVGLLDNTQLMGSVARSLEIACYTAVAAVALGTLAAFVLTRISQFKGRTLFGGLVTAPLVMPEVITGLSLLLLFVAMAQMIGWPQERGIVTIWIAHTTFCAAYVAVVVSARLRELDLSIEEAAMDLGARPWKVFFLITIPMIAPSLAAGGMMSFALSLDDLVLASFVSGPGSTTLPMEVFSAVRLGVKPEINAVASLILLAVSLVTFLVWFFSRRAEEMRKKAIQQAIEEAAADGWQQPDKRRAPAPV
- a CDS encoding ABC transporter permease subunit, coding for MNMKKFKRQLQRITPGGRHVVIGIPFLWLFLFFALPFFIVLKISFAEADVAIPPYTEIYTFVEQKLQLVLNLGNYAMLGDDELYIAAYLGSLKMAFFSTLLCLLIGYPMAYAIASARKEMQTVLVLLIMMPTWTAILIRVYAWMGILSNNGLLNSFLMSIGLINEPLQILNTNIAVYIGVVYSYLPFMILPLYANLVKHDQSLLEAASDLGSSTFNSFWKITVPLSKNGIIAGCMLVFIPVVGEFVIPELLGGPETLMIGKVLWQEFFNNRDWPVASALAVVMLAILIVPIILFNRSQAKEMEGKI
- a CDS encoding ABC transporter ATP-binding protein, producing MAVASGAYKKALEGDQTPKKVLVKIDRVTKKFDETIAVDDVSLEIKKGEIFALLGGSGSGKSTLLRMLAGFERPTEGRIYLDGVDITDMPPYERPINMMFQSYALFPHMTVAQNIAFGLQQDKIPKAEVDARVAEMLKLVQMSQYAKRKPHQLSGGQRQRVALARSLAKRPKLLLLDEPMGALDKKLRSQMQLELVEIIERVGVTCVMVTHDQEEAMTMAERIAIMHLGWIAQIGSPIDIYETPTSRLVCEFIGNVNIFDTQVVDDAEGHAVLKCPDLDRDIYVGYGIATAVEDKSVTYAIRPEKLLVTTEMPTCEHNWSSGKVHDIAYLGGHSVFYVELPSGKLVQSFVANAERRGQRPTWGDQVYVWWEDDSGVVLRS
- a CDS encoding polyamine ABC transporter substrate-binding protein; translated protein: MPISLFRKALLVGAGITLAVSVQAAPTVHVYNWSDYIGADTLANFEKASGIKPVYDVFDSNETLEGKLLAGRTGYDVVVPSNHFLGKQIKAGAFQKLDKSLLTNYSNLDPALLKRLEKNDPGNQYAVPYLWGTNGIGYNVDKVKEVLGVDHIDSWAVLFEPENMKKLATCGVSFMDSADEMLPAVLNYMGLNPNSTNPEDYKKAEEKLLKVRPYVTYFHSSKYISDLANGNICVAAGFSGDVFQAKARASEAGKGVNIAYAIPKEGGNLWFDVLAIPKDAKNVKEAHAFINYLLQPEVIAQVSDYVGYANPNPGADKLMKQSIRTDAAVYPPQAVLDRTFVNFELPPKVQRLMTRSWTKVKTGK
- a CDS encoding polyamine ABC transporter substrate-binding protein; its protein translation is MKNAGKTLLALSLMGAMAGAAQADDKVLHVYNWSDYIAPDTIANFEKESGIKVVYDVFDSNETLEAKLLAGKSGYDIVVPSNNFLAKQIKAGVYQELDKSKLSNYANLNKSLLKAVSVSDPDNKHAFPYMWGSIGIGYNPEKVKAALGVDKIDSWDVLMKPENIAKLKSCGVSFLDSPTEMLPVALHYLGLPTDTQKKADLKQAEDLFLKLRPSIGYFHSSKYISDLANGNICVAVGYSGDIQQAKSRAAEAGGKVKVAYDIPKEGAGSFYDMVAIPKDAENVDAAYKFMNYLLKPEVMAAITNSVRFPNGNEKATALVDKDITSDPGIYPPADVQAKLYAIADLPAATQREMTRSWTKIKSGK